Below is a window of Candidatus Methylomirabilota bacterium DNA.
CGCGACTCGCGCGGCCCGTGATCGCGGTAGACGAGCGCGATGGCCGCGCAGGCCGCCGCCGCCTCCTCGGGGCGCACGAACGCGTCGAGGGGCCAGGCCAGCGTCGGGCCGCCCGAGCCCTGCTTGCCGCCCACCGCCACGTTGAAGCCGGCAATCTCCGCGCCGTCAGACCCCGGCGCGAGGGCCGGCGTCATCGAGATGTCCTGGGTCTCCCCGGAGGTGCAGTGCTCGAGACAGCCCGTGATGGTGACGTTGAACTTCCGCGGCAGGTTGGTGAACTCCTTGTTGCCCAGGAAGATCGACTGGAACTCGCGCGCGATGGGCGCGGTATCGATCAGCTCGCCTGGCGTCAGCCCCGTGGCCGGGCAGCCGATGATCCCGCGAATATTGTCCATGCCCGTCTGCAGGCTCGTGAGTCCTGCCGCCTCCAGTCGCGCGATGATCTCCGGCACGCGCTCGATGGTGACCCAGCGGAGCTGGAGCTGCTGGCGGGTGGTGATATCGGCGATGGCGCGGCCGGATTCGCGGGTAACCTGCGCGAGCAACCGAACCTGATCCGAGGTGACGATGCCGTTGGGCATGCGGATGCGCATCATGAAGTGCCCCGGAGTCGGGCGCCGCATGAACACGCCCACCCATTTGAGCCGCTCCTTGTCGTCGTCGCCAATCGTCTTCCATCCCTCGCGGGCGAAGCGGACGAGGTCCTCCTGGACGTCGAGCCCGTCCTTCTCGGTTTTCAGCGCCTCGATCTTGTTCATGTGCGGTTTTCGATCACCACGCGGATTCGCACGGCGCAGGCCTTGAGCTCGGGCTGCCTCGAGATGGGATCGCGCGCCGAGAGGGTCAGGTTGTTGGCCGCCTTGTAGAAACCCCATTGCCGGCCCCAGTGAAACGGCAGGAAGCACGTACCCTCGCGAATGGTCTCGCCCACCCGCGCCTGCGCCACCGCCTTGCCCCGGCGAGAGGTGATCTCGACGAAGTCGCCGTCGCGGATGCCGGCGCGGCGCGCGTCACGCAGGTGCACTTCGAGGAGCGGCTCGCGCGTGCGCGCGAGGAGCGCCGGCGACTTGCTCGTCCTCGTGAGGGTGTGCCAGTGGTCGCGCACGCGACCCGTGGTGAGGGTGAGCGGGTATCCGGCATCCGGCGGCTCGACGGGAGGATCGTGCTCCACGGGCACGAGTCGGGCGCGGCCGTCTCCGGTCGGAAAGCGTCCGTCCGTGTAGAGCCGCGACGTTCCGGGGTGCGTCGGATCCGGCACCGGCCACTGGAGCGGCCCTTCGCTCGTGAGGCGAGCGTGGCTCGCGCCCGAGTAGTCGCAGACCGTGCCCGCCGTGAGCGCCGCGAACTCGTCGAAGATCTCCGCCGCGCTCTCGTACGGGAAGGCGTCCTTGAAGCCCAGCTCTCTGGCCACCCGCGTGACGATGACGGCGTCGGGCAGTGCCTCGCCGGGAGGCTCCACGAGCTTCGGTAGATAGGTCAGCCGACGCTCGGAGTTGGTCATCACCCCGTCCTTCTCGGGCCACTGGGCGGCGGGCAGCAAGACATCGGCGAAGCGCGTGGTCTCCGTCGGGTGATAGGCGTCCTGAACGATGACGACCTCGGCCTGCCGGAGCGCCTTCTCGACGATGTCGAGGTCCGGCATGGAGGCGGCGGGATTGGTGCACAGGATCCAGATGGCCCGCACGGAGCCCGCGATCAGTCCCTCGAAGATCTCCAGGGCCGCGCGTCCCGGCGTGGACGCGATCCGTCCCGCGGGCACGCCCCAGTGCCGCTCCACGGTGGCGCGCGCCGCCGCGTCGGTGACGTGGCGATAGCCGGGGAGCAGATGCGCGAGGCCGCCCGTCTCGCGGCCGCCCATGGCATTGGGCTGACCGGTCAGCGAGAAGGGACCGGCGCCCGCCCGCGCGATCTGGCCGGTGGCGAGATGGAGATTGAGGATGGCGGCATTCTTGTCGGTGCCGACATGGCTCTGATTGATGCCCATGCTCCAGAGCGTCATGGCCGCGCGCGCCGCGCCGAAGCGGCGCGCCGCCGCCGCGATGATCTCGGCGGAGAGGCCGGTGAGGGCGGCGGCCCGCTCGGGCGTATAGCGCGCGATGACGGGCAGGAGCTGGGCCCAGCCCCGCGTGCGCTCTTCCATGAACGGGCGGTCGAGGAGCCCGTCCCTCCAGAGCACGTGGAGCATGGCATTGAGCAGCGCGATGTCCGAGCCGGGCCGGAGCGGGAGATGCAGGTCCGCGATGTCGGCCGTCTCGGTCCAGCGAGG
It encodes the following:
- a CDS encoding nitrate reductase — its product is MSDELGGGLRPPSEASPQKQDCAGEAGARSGGVDGWRRTLCPYCGVGCGLLVQVEEGVVKRVKGDPEHPSSLGDVCAKAVHLPPALRTPDRLLYPQVRTRRDAELTRVPWELAVRMVADRLRDIVATHGPDAVAFYGSGQLLTEEYYVASKLAKGFLGTNNFDTNSRLCMASAAAGYARSLGSDGPPGAYADIETADCFFLIGSNTAECHPITWKRIRKRKLAAPDEVAVIVADPRWTETADIADLHLPLRPGSDIALLNAMLHVLWRDGLLDRPFMEERTRGWAQLLPVIARYTPERAAALTGLSAEIIAAAARRFGAARAAMTLWSMGINQSHVGTDKNAAILNLHLATGQIARAGAGPFSLTGQPNAMGGRETGGLAHLLPGYRHVTDAAARATVERHWGVPAGRIASTPGRAALEIFEGLIAGSVRAIWILCTNPAASMPDLDIVEKALRQAEVVIVQDAYHPTETTRFADVLLPAAQWPEKDGVMTNSERRLTYLPKLVEPPGEALPDAVIVTRVARELGFKDAFPYESAAEIFDEFAALTAGTVCDYSGASHARLTSEGPLQWPVPDPTHPGTSRLYTDGRFPTGDGRARLVPVEHDPPVEPPDAGYPLTLTTGRVRDHWHTLTRTSKSPALLARTREPLLEVHLRDARRAGIRDGDFVEITSRRGKAVAQARVGETIREGTCFLPFHWGRQWGFYKAANNLTLSARDPISRQPELKACAVRIRVVIENRT
- a CDS encoding ferredoxin--nitrite reductase, encoding MNKIEALKTEKDGLDVQEDLVRFAREGWKTIGDDDKERLKWVGVFMRRPTPGHFMMRIRMPNGIVTSDQVRLLAQVTRESGRAIADITTRQQLQLRWVTIERVPEIIARLEAAGLTSLQTGMDNIRGIIGCPATGLTPGELIDTAPIAREFQSIFLGNKEFTNLPRKFNVTITGCLEHCTSGETQDISMTPALAPGSDGAEIAGFNVAVGGKQGSGGPTLAWPLDAFVRPEEAAAACAAIALVYRDHGPRESR